The following proteins are co-located in the Pseudomonas fluorescens genome:
- a CDS encoding LysE family translocator produces MQALDYYAVALFVIATCVTPGPNNVMLMSSGANFGMGRTLRHVAGINIGFPLMVVAVGLGAGAIFRQYPGLHDGLQVIGAVYLLFLAYQIARSPTTDLGDPSRQPLGFTGAALFQWVNPKAWVMAVGAVLAYTSPLGGYTLQVFLIALLFFLFGTPCSMVWVFFGQYLRRFLTRPRHLKVFNIAMSLVLVVSLIPVIKSLPFAQGWF; encoded by the coding sequence ATGCAGGCTCTGGATTACTACGCGGTGGCATTGTTTGTGATCGCCACCTGTGTCACGCCGGGGCCGAACAACGTGATGTTGATGTCCTCGGGCGCCAACTTCGGCATGGGCCGCACCCTGCGCCATGTGGCCGGGATCAACATCGGTTTTCCGTTGATGGTGGTGGCGGTCGGCCTGGGCGCCGGCGCGATTTTTCGGCAGTACCCAGGCCTGCATGACGGGTTGCAAGTGATCGGGGCGGTGTACCTGCTGTTTCTCGCGTATCAGATCGCGCGCTCGCCCACCACCGACCTCGGTGACCCGTCCCGCCAGCCCTTGGGGTTCACGGGCGCGGCATTGTTTCAGTGGGTCAACCCGAAAGCCTGGGTCATGGCGGTGGGTGCGGTGTTGGCTTACACGTCGCCCCTGGGCGGCTACACCCTGCAGGTGTTTCTGATTGCGCTGTTGTTCTTTTTGTTCGGCACACCGTGCTCGATGGTGTGGGTGTTTTTTGGGCAGTACCTGCGGCGCTTTCTAACGCGGCCGCGGCATTTGAAGGTCTTCAATATCGCCATGAGCCTGGTGCTGGTGGTGTCGTTGATACCGGTCATAAAAAGTCTGCCGTTCGCTCAAGGATGGTTTTAA
- a CDS encoding iron-containing redox enzyme family protein — protein sequence MDGSVSTRMMEEGSWRELYRLALDPECFLEAAYLNRLLGSGEPTPLALLSPRIDQWQVSQATAYASAAALAAERNNTLGFAQALATYSAPMASVLGCWLQGMSAPGVFEDPAQLRIMQLFAHDVGVGYPNASRAHHFKALLGQLQLTAYALAPAQLSTLPDLSDDAFELPALLLALSRRSDEFGDELCGIDWALRAVGLCPGWAAMGHLDGMALEVRRLDLSESFPGMEPASLRQISQWVARQVALQSDARQARLMRGASWVFGALQRWNARLYNASLTATCPQQAMMQLVQRLARVGAVYHQNYLIEGRSLALWLEEAQTDPAPLLDVLSRSRLIVPGNAKKSLLVTSLVAPTGRMFRIFSDADLSVIRQWIDALPQLAGSQQLPRQPVDNVAIEARQTVGAEASLGHWPQSLREAYFVLQGRALEASTLQFAHAYVSRWLARSQRSLNTSGRQLPEHWGTHVLRAWLLDKHDQHGQQFDNSDPAQMPSREEIVDSTLQLAPLTLIDGAWLQGFTDVGLASSHVGYSLFQTYWDELGNGVAALNHPKIYRDGLREMDFELAPTGSREFAEDPRLDEASFRLPVYWLCLGKLPVTFMPEILGMNLAMELSGVGGTYRSARRFLRHYGFSTAFVDLHNTIDNVSTGHSAWAADAIDAYMRALTTAQAVAEQWQRVRVGYESLAPMPGKWDSILSRLGLSSVGRVLPRTQRATASNGYLHHLPITREVLAHATDQ from the coding sequence ATGGATGGCTCGGTTTCAACGCGCATGATGGAAGAGGGTAGCTGGCGCGAGTTGTATCGCCTGGCGCTCGACCCTGAATGTTTTCTGGAGGCTGCGTACCTCAACCGTCTGTTGGGCAGCGGCGAGCCAACGCCGCTGGCGCTGCTGTCGCCTCGGATCGATCAGTGGCAAGTGTCTCAGGCAACGGCATACGCCAGCGCTGCGGCGCTGGCCGCTGAACGCAACAACACCCTTGGCTTTGCGCAGGCGCTGGCCACTTATTCGGCGCCGATGGCCTCGGTGCTCGGCTGCTGGCTTCAAGGCATGAGTGCGCCCGGGGTTTTCGAAGACCCGGCGCAGCTACGAATCATGCAATTGTTCGCCCATGACGTGGGCGTCGGTTACCCGAATGCGTCACGGGCCCACCATTTCAAGGCGCTGCTGGGCCAGTTGCAACTGACGGCTTATGCCCTGGCACCTGCGCAACTGTCGACGTTGCCGGACCTCAGTGACGACGCATTTGAATTGCCTGCATTGCTGTTGGCGCTGAGCCGGCGCAGTGATGAATTTGGTGATGAGCTGTGCGGTATCGACTGGGCATTGCGGGCGGTGGGGTTATGTCCGGGCTGGGCGGCGATGGGGCACCTTGACGGTATGGCGCTGGAAGTACGGCGCCTGGACCTGAGCGAGTCATTCCCTGGCATGGAGCCGGCTTCGCTGCGCCAGATCAGCCAGTGGGTCGCGCGCCAAGTGGCGTTGCAAAGTGACGCCCGCCAGGCCCGCTTGATGCGTGGCGCCAGTTGGGTATTCGGCGCGTTGCAGCGCTGGAATGCCCGGCTGTACAACGCTTCGTTGACCGCCACGTGCCCGCAGCAGGCCATGATGCAGCTGGTGCAACGCTTGGCCAGGGTTGGCGCGGTGTATCACCAGAACTACCTGATCGAAGGCCGTAGCCTGGCGCTCTGGCTTGAGGAGGCCCAGACCGACCCGGCGCCCTTGCTGGATGTGTTGTCCCGCAGCCGCTTGATCGTCCCCGGCAACGCGAAAAAAAGCCTCTTGGTGACCAGCCTCGTAGCGCCGACGGGGCGCATGTTCCGCATCTTCAGTGACGCGGATTTGAGCGTGATTCGCCAATGGATCGACGCCTTACCCCAGCTCGCCGGCAGTCAGCAGCTGCCTCGCCAACCGGTCGATAACGTGGCCATTGAGGCCCGCCAAACCGTGGGCGCCGAGGCCAGTCTCGGCCATTGGCCCCAGAGTTTGCGCGAAGCCTATTTCGTTTTGCAGGGGCGAGCGCTGGAGGCCTCCACCCTGCAATTTGCTCACGCCTACGTGTCCCGTTGGCTGGCGCGTTCGCAGCGCTCGCTGAACACCTCCGGGCGCCAACTGCCCGAACACTGGGGCACCCATGTGCTGCGCGCCTGGTTGCTCGACAAGCATGACCAGCACGGCCAGCAATTCGATAACAGCGACCCGGCGCAAATGCCGAGTCGTGAAGAAATCGTTGATTCAACCCTGCAGCTGGCGCCCTTGACGCTGATCGACGGTGCCTGGCTGCAAGGGTTTACCGATGTCGGGTTGGCGTCTTCCCATGTCGGCTACAGCTTGTTTCAGACGTATTGGGATGAGCTGGGCAACGGTGTCGCTGCGCTCAATCATCCGAAGATCTACCGCGACGGCTTGCGCGAGATGGATTTCGAGCTGGCGCCAACCGGCAGCCGTGAATTTGCCGAGGACCCGCGCCTGGACGAGGCGTCGTTTCGTTTGCCGGTGTATTGGCTGTGCCTGGGCAAGCTGCCGGTGACCTTTATGCCGGAAATTCTCGGCATGAACCTGGCGATGGAGTTATCCGGCGTGGGCGGTACTTATCGTTCTGCGCGACGTTTTCTGCGCCACTACGGTTTCAGCACCGCGTTCGTCGACCTGCATAACACCATCGACAACGTTTCCACCGGGCACTCGGCCTGGGCTGCTGATGCGATTGACGCGTACATGCGTGCATTGACCACGGCGCAAGCCGTTGCCGAGCAATGGCAGCGCGTGCGCGTGGGCTATGAATCACTCGCGCCGATGCCGGGCAAGTGGGATTCGATATTGAGTCGACTGGGCCTGTCATCGGTAGGGCGGGTGTTACCGCGTACGCAGCGGGCAACGGCTTCAAACGGCTATCTCCATCATCTGCCGATCACTCGCGAAGTGTTGGCGCACGCGACCGATCAGTAA
- a CDS encoding inosamine-phosphate amidinotransferase 1, giving the protein MSLVEVHNEWDPLEEMIVGIAHGARVPRPDKGLFALDYSEHHDAMHEIPSGPYPEQVVAEAEEDLDAFAAFLVGHGVTVRRPKKSYHAEVFGTSDWKTDGEYNYCPRDVLLPIGKTIIEAPMALRSRYFEPFAYREHLQAYFASGANWISAPKPQLGDNTYRVNPREGSIIANEEPIFDAANVLRMGRDILYLESRSGNRLGYEWLKRVLGDQYRVHALSGFYDGTHLDTTITLVRPGLVVLNPERIGKDQVPEVFKHWDIIWAPDMVDTGYCWSYPRASIWQGMNFIMVNPALAVINDQQVPLIRALERHGIDVAPLKMRHARSLSGGFHCVSVDIRRRGTLEDYR; this is encoded by the coding sequence ATGTCTTTGGTAGAAGTGCATAACGAATGGGACCCCCTCGAGGAAATGATCGTGGGTATCGCCCATGGCGCGCGCGTGCCTCGGCCGGACAAGGGCCTGTTCGCGCTTGATTACAGTGAACATCACGACGCCATGCATGAGATTCCGTCGGGCCCCTATCCCGAGCAGGTCGTTGCAGAGGCCGAAGAAGACCTCGACGCGTTCGCAGCCTTTCTGGTCGGGCATGGCGTTACCGTACGCCGCCCCAAGAAGTCCTACCACGCCGAGGTCTTCGGGACGTCCGACTGGAAGACCGACGGTGAATACAACTACTGCCCACGGGACGTCTTGCTGCCGATCGGCAAGACCATCATTGAAGCGCCGATGGCCTTGCGCAGCCGCTACTTCGAACCTTTCGCTTACCGTGAACACCTGCAAGCGTATTTCGCCAGCGGTGCCAACTGGATCTCGGCCCCCAAGCCGCAACTGGGGGACAACACTTACCGGGTGAACCCGCGTGAAGGGTCGATCATTGCCAATGAGGAGCCTATTTTCGATGCGGCCAACGTGCTGCGTATGGGGCGCGACATTCTTTATCTGGAGTCGCGCAGTGGCAATCGGCTGGGCTACGAATGGCTCAAGCGCGTGCTCGGTGATCAATACCGCGTGCACGCCCTCAGTGGGTTCTACGACGGTACGCACCTGGACACCACGATCACCCTGGTACGGCCCGGGTTGGTGGTATTGAACCCTGAGCGTATCGGCAAGGACCAGGTGCCGGAGGTGTTCAAGCACTGGGACATTATCTGGGCGCCCGACATGGTCGACACCGGTTATTGCTGGTCCTACCCACGTGCATCCATCTGGCAGGGCATGAACTTCATCATGGTCAACCCGGCGTTGGCGGTGATCAACGACCAGCAAGTCCCGTTGATTCGTGCGCTGGAACGCCATGGCATCGATGTGGCGCCGCTGAAGATGCGGCATGCGCGCAGTTTGAGCGGCGGCTTCCATTGTGTGTCCGTTGATATCCGTCGACGCGGCACGTTGGAAGACTACCGTTGA
- a CDS encoding carbamoyltransferase family protein, which yields MAMYVLGISAFYHDSAAALVKDGVPVAAAQEERFTRVRHDPAFPAQAIAYCLDAEGITLDELEAVVYYEDPQEKFSRVMSSFASGGIGGARTFINAMPEWIRWKWNVLKFVDEQLEALGRGKAPRTQASRHHRSHAAAAFYPSPFENAAVLCIDGIGEWHSTTIWQGQGSSLELKNSISYPHSLGLLYSAMTYYCGFKVDSGEYKLMGLAPYGQPIYADKIRDELINIRPDGSFTLNMKYFEYLRGERMVGEAFEALFDGPIRQPESPISQRECDLAASIQKVTEEVVLGLATAAVKQTGQRNLCLAGGVALNCVANGVLSRSGRFDSIWIQPAAGDAGCALGAAMDYAVKRCGRPHLASSKSDAMSGSLLGPGFDDEEIAAFLLENQYPFIRYDDNGLYDQVASRLADGAVVGWFQGRMEFGPRALGARSILGDARNPQMQRTMNLKIKYRESFRPFAPAVLAEDAGSYFDICEKSPYMLMVAPVSDAIKTPQSLQEGGPERGLGSINNVRSQLPAVTHVDLSARVQTVTEENNAPFTYLLRSFKQRTGCSVLVNTSFNVRGEPIVCKPEEAYACFMRTEMDVLVLGHYVLERPGQPAFVDSVDWRNEIPLD from the coding sequence ATGGCTATGTATGTTTTAGGAATATCTGCCTTCTACCACGACAGTGCTGCCGCCCTGGTCAAGGACGGCGTGCCCGTGGCTGCCGCTCAGGAAGAGCGCTTCACCCGTGTTCGTCACGACCCGGCATTCCCGGCCCAGGCGATTGCGTACTGCCTGGATGCCGAGGGGATTACCCTGGATGAGCTGGAGGCTGTGGTCTATTACGAAGACCCTCAGGAGAAATTCTCCCGGGTGATGTCCTCTTTCGCCAGTGGCGGCATCGGCGGCGCCCGCACATTTATCAATGCAATGCCGGAATGGATTCGTTGGAAGTGGAACGTGCTCAAGTTCGTCGATGAGCAGCTTGAGGCGCTGGGGCGGGGCAAGGCGCCGCGCACCCAGGCGTCGCGGCATCACCGCTCGCATGCGGCGGCTGCGTTCTATCCCTCACCGTTCGAGAACGCCGCGGTGCTGTGTATCGACGGCATTGGCGAATGGCATTCGACCACGATCTGGCAAGGCCAGGGCTCCAGCCTTGAGCTGAAAAACTCGATTTCCTACCCGCATTCCCTCGGCCTGCTGTATTCGGCGATGACTTATTACTGCGGTTTCAAGGTCGATTCCGGGGAGTACAAATTGATGGGGTTGGCGCCTTATGGCCAACCCATCTATGCCGACAAGATTCGCGATGAGCTGATCAATATCCGCCCCGACGGTTCGTTCACGTTGAACATGAAGTACTTCGAGTACCTGCGCGGTGAACGCATGGTAGGGGAGGCCTTCGAAGCGCTGTTCGACGGGCCGATCCGCCAACCCGAAAGCCCGATATCGCAGCGTGAATGTGACCTCGCGGCGTCGATTCAAAAAGTCACCGAAGAGGTGGTCCTGGGGTTGGCGACGGCCGCCGTCAAGCAGACCGGCCAGCGCAATCTGTGCCTGGCCGGCGGGGTCGCATTGAACTGCGTGGCCAATGGCGTGCTCAGTCGCTCCGGGCGGTTTGACTCGATCTGGATCCAGCCGGCAGCCGGGGATGCCGGTTGCGCCTTGGGGGCCGCGATGGATTATGCGGTCAAGCGTTGCGGTCGCCCGCACCTGGCAAGCAGCAAGTCGGACGCCATGAGCGGCAGCCTGTTGGGGCCGGGCTTCGACGATGAAGAAATCGCGGCCTTCCTGCTGGAAAACCAATACCCCTTCATTCGCTACGACGACAACGGGCTGTATGACCAGGTCGCCAGCCGACTGGCCGATGGCGCGGTGGTGGGCTGGTTCCAGGGCCGTATGGAGTTCGGCCCCCGTGCCCTGGGCGCGCGCTCGATTCTCGGCGATGCACGCAACCCGCAGATGCAACGCACGATGAACCTGAAGATCAAGTACCGCGAGTCGTTCCGCCCGTTTGCCCCGGCAGTACTGGCCGAGGACGCCGGGAGCTATTTCGATATCTGCGAAAAAAGCCCCTACATGCTGATGGTCGCACCGGTGTCGGACGCCATCAAAACCCCGCAATCGTTGCAAGAGGGCGGCCCGGAGCGTGGCTTGGGCAGCATCAACAATGTTCGCTCGCAATTGCCGGCAGTGACCCATGTCGACCTGTCGGCGCGGGTGCAAACGGTGACCGAGGAAAACAACGCCCCGTTCACCTACTTGTTGCGCAGTTTCAAGCAACGCACAGGCTGTTCGGTACTGGTCAATACCTCGTTCAACGTGCGCGGCGAGCCCATCGTGTGCAAGCCAGAGGAGGCGTATGCCTGCTTTATGCGCACGGAAATGGACGTTCTGGTACTGGGCCATTACGTACTGGAGCGGCCGGGCCAGCCTGCCTTTGTTGACAGCGTCGACTGGCGCAACGAAATCCCGCTGGACTGA
- a CDS encoding SGNH/GDSL hydrolase family protein yields MPKVDEIVLFSGFNNLGLARQPEHYRGEYGAFFNCHQFFEALAPAEPASTSWSLSNLFGKAQEPEPEPPAPQSMEEQIDYAANLTLQHLDIWRALAADMGAKLTFILQPLAGWVRETGSPEEQQLFAELDQAGNFTDVYGDILQTSVREAYAQRLRAGAQGMGVGFVDITPLLAEALGPDDWQFVDRIHFTDFGNDLVSKLILDVTR; encoded by the coding sequence TTGCCGAAGGTGGACGAGATCGTGCTGTTTTCCGGTTTCAACAACCTCGGCCTGGCTCGGCAGCCCGAACATTATCGCGGCGAGTATGGGGCGTTCTTCAATTGCCATCAGTTTTTCGAGGCATTGGCCCCTGCGGAGCCGGCGTCCACGTCGTGGAGCCTGTCGAATCTGTTTGGCAAGGCGCAGGAACCTGAGCCCGAGCCCCCGGCGCCGCAGTCGATGGAGGAGCAGATTGACTACGCCGCCAACCTGACCTTGCAGCACCTGGATATCTGGCGTGCCCTGGCCGCCGACATGGGGGCGAAGTTGACGTTCATCCTGCAACCGCTGGCCGGTTGGGTACGGGAAACCGGTAGCCCGGAAGAACAGCAATTGTTCGCCGAGCTCGACCAGGCAGGAAACTTCACCGACGTGTACGGCGACATCCTGCAGACCTCAGTGCGTGAAGCCTACGCCCAGCGTTTGCGGGCCGGGGCACAGGGCATGGGCGTCGGTTTTGTCGATATCACGCCTTTGCTGGCTGAGGCCCTGGGCCCGGACGATTGGCAGTTTGTCGACCGTATTCACTTCACCGACTTCGGCAACGACCTGGTTTCGAAACTTATTCTTGATGTCACTCGGTAA
- a CDS encoding LysE family translocator, protein MFEFSSFVAALGVYVIGTASPGPGNLAIANTSLNYGRTPGLALAAGVISGSLCWGAMTAAGVSALLMSNTQILLWLKVLGACYLFFLAWKSIRSALAHNATMVARVREKQTRNLGFYLQGLGIHLTNPKAALTWFTVTTVGLSANAPAWTSFVLVAGCALLGFLIFCAYALVFSSHSAEPFFTRTRKSFGLICGAFYSFVAIGFLTSLL, encoded by the coding sequence ATGTTCGAGTTTTCGAGTTTCGTGGCGGCACTGGGCGTCTACGTGATCGGCACCGCCAGCCCTGGGCCTGGCAATCTGGCGATCGCCAATACCTCCCTCAATTATGGACGCACGCCAGGCCTGGCCTTGGCGGCCGGGGTGATTTCCGGGTCGCTGTGCTGGGGGGCGATGACGGCTGCCGGTGTCTCGGCGTTGTTGATGTCCAATACCCAGATCCTGCTGTGGCTGAAGGTGCTGGGGGCGTGCTACCTGTTCTTCCTCGCGTGGAAGTCGATCCGTAGCGCACTGGCCCACAACGCGACGATGGTGGCACGGGTGCGGGAAAAACAGACCCGAAACCTCGGCTTCTATTTGCAGGGGCTGGGCATTCACTTGACCAACCCCAAAGCGGCCTTGACCTGGTTCACCGTGACCACTGTGGGGCTCAGCGCGAATGCGCCGGCCTGGACCAGTTTTGTGCTGGTGGCGGGCTGTGCGCTGTTGGGGTTTCTGATTTTCTGTGCCTACGCCCTGGTATTTTCCTCCCACTCGGCGGAACCGTTTTTCACCCGGACGCGCAAATCGTTCGGCCTGATTTGCGGCGCCTTCTATTCATTCGTTGCGATCGGTTTTCTCACGTCACTGCTGTGA
- a CDS encoding aspartate aminotransferase family protein, translating into MSKVIYKNLNTSPILAVGGAGCWLEDATGKRYLDTCGGVAVSSLGHAHPRIVAAFEREAKKLAWAHAGSFTTAPAEALAEYLVAGSGGLAWAQFLSGGSEVMELAMKIAYQYQCERGLPNKSVFISRRQSYHGSTLGTLSISGNPQRQSVFGQLFPAAEFVSPCYAYRDQRHDESEEQYATRLAEELDQKIRALGSENVAAFFVETVVGSTSGAVPPVPGYLRKIKAVCERHDVLLILDEVMAGMGRTGQLFAYADDGIVPDMVAVGKGLAAGYMPISALLISEQVHSVMAQGSGVLGNGQTHVNHPLACAIALEVQQVIVGDELLAQVRQRGEQLRSWLKESLSDLDTVGDVRGRGLFVGVEFVQDRATKAPFKGGGAYAAALKQEALARGLLIYPGSGTVQGVQGNHVLFAPPFITREDELAQMVERFSAVVRAVAH; encoded by the coding sequence ATGTCAAAGGTGATTTACAAAAACCTCAATACCTCACCGATTCTTGCGGTGGGTGGCGCCGGGTGCTGGTTGGAGGACGCGACGGGTAAACGCTACCTCGACACCTGTGGCGGTGTCGCGGTGTCGAGCCTGGGCCATGCCCACCCGCGCATCGTTGCAGCGTTCGAGCGGGAGGCGAAAAAACTCGCCTGGGCCCATGCCGGCAGCTTCACCACGGCGCCCGCTGAAGCGTTGGCGGAATACCTGGTGGCGGGCAGCGGCGGCCTGGCGTGGGCGCAGTTTTTGTCGGGAGGCTCGGAGGTGATGGAGTTGGCGATGAAAATCGCCTACCAGTACCAATGCGAACGCGGGCTGCCGAATAAGTCGGTGTTTATTTCGCGGCGCCAGAGCTACCACGGCAGCACCCTGGGCACCCTGAGCATTTCCGGTAACCCGCAGCGTCAATCGGTGTTTGGCCAGTTGTTCCCGGCGGCCGAATTCGTGTCGCCGTGCTACGCCTACCGCGATCAGCGGCACGACGAAAGTGAAGAGCAGTATGCGACCCGTCTGGCCGAAGAGCTGGACCAGAAAATCCGCGCCTTGGGCAGCGAAAATGTCGCGGCGTTTTTCGTTGAAACGGTGGTGGGCTCGACCAGCGGCGCTGTTCCGCCGGTGCCGGGTTACCTGCGCAAAATCAAGGCGGTCTGCGAGCGCCACGATGTGCTGTTGATTCTCGATGAGGTGATGGCTGGGATGGGCCGTACCGGGCAGCTGTTCGCGTATGCCGACGACGGCATCGTGCCGGACATGGTTGCCGTGGGCAAAGGCCTCGCCGCCGGCTACATGCCGATTTCAGCGCTGCTGATCAGTGAGCAGGTGCATTCGGTGATGGCGCAGGGCTCGGGCGTATTGGGCAACGGCCAAACCCATGTCAACCATCCGCTGGCCTGTGCCATCGCCCTGGAGGTGCAGCAGGTCATCGTTGGAGACGAACTGTTGGCCCAGGTGCGCCAGCGCGGCGAGCAACTGCGCAGCTGGCTCAAGGAAAGCCTGAGTGACCTGGATACCGTCGGCGATGTGCGCGGACGAGGGCTGTTTGTCGGTGTTGAATTTGTGCAAGACCGCGCCACCAAGGCGCCGTTCAAGGGCGGTGGCGCGTATGCCGCAGCCCTCAAGCAAGAGGCCTTGGCGCGCGGCCTGCTGATCTACCCCGGCAGTGGCACCGTGCAGGGCGTACAAGGCAATCATGTGCTGTTTGCACCGCCATTTATCACCCGTGAAGACGAGCTGGCGCAAATGGTTGAGCGGTTCAGTGCGGTGGTGCGGGCCGTGGCTCATTAG
- a CDS encoding formyltransferase family protein has protein sequence MQTIEPCKDKVLLSVCTMDWCDHGVEFAKTVFSNLEVFCWDPGDPYPYHLDNWEGDWIISYRGDFIFPQSIYKNARKGAINLHPAPPKYRGLGSQHYAIYYNDETYGSTCHHLAPSVDSGQIINVARFNVAPAETASSLRLHVGAYCLQQFIHLLTDYILVGRPLPVSPENWGERLYKQSELKPWMEKIRAQEPDHRCFK, from the coding sequence ATGCAGACAATCGAGCCGTGCAAGGACAAAGTCCTGCTGTCGGTGTGCACCATGGACTGGTGCGATCATGGGGTGGAATTCGCCAAGACCGTATTCTCCAACCTTGAGGTGTTTTGTTGGGACCCGGGCGATCCTTACCCCTATCACCTGGATAATTGGGAGGGCGACTGGATCATCTCCTACCGTGGCGACTTCATCTTCCCGCAGAGCATTTATAAAAATGCGCGCAAGGGCGCGATCAACCTGCACCCAGCGCCGCCCAAGTATCGCGGGCTGGGCAGTCAGCATTACGCGATTTACTACAACGATGAAACCTACGGCTCGACGTGCCACCACCTTGCGCCATCGGTCGACAGTGGCCAGATCATCAACGTCGCGCGCTTCAATGTGGCGCCGGCCGAGACAGCATCGTCCCTGCGCCTGCATGTCGGCGCGTATTGCTTGCAGCAGTTTATTCATCTGCTGACCGACTACATCCTGGTAGGGCGGCCGTTGCCGGTTTCGCCGGAGAACTGGGGGGAGCGGTTGTACAAACAATCGGAACTCAAGCCCTGGATGGAGAAGATTCGTGCCCAAGAGCCGGATCATCGGTGTTTCAAGTAG